The genomic segment TGTTAAAACTAACCCTTTAAACGGTAAACGACAAGGTTCACCGTCCTGAGTGCGCATTTTTACCGTCTTCTGCTGGCTTATCGTTGTTTTATTAGATTTTTCCGAAATTCCTCTGGCGTAACTCGCAAAGTTGAACAATCCCGGTTTTTATCCCATGCTTAGATAACACGCTGATAAACAAGAGGACGGAATATGAACAAGAACGTAGCAGGAATTTTAAGCGCAGCGGCGGTTCTGACTATGCTGGCAGGATGTACGGCTTACGATCGCACTAAAGATCAGTTCACACAGCCCGTGGTTAAAGATGTCAAAAAAGGGATGACGCGTTCGCAGGTTGCGGCGATTGCCGGGAAACCGTCTTCTGAAGTGACCATGATCCACGCGAAGGGTACCTGTCAGACCTATATTCTGGGTCAACGGGATGGTAAGGCTGAGACCTATTTTGTTGCCCTGGATGAAACCGGGCGCGTCATGAACTCAGGTTACCAGACCTGTGCCGAATACGACACCGATCCGCAGGCCCCTAAGGCTCAATAACCTTATTTGCCTGAAGATGCTAACTAACCGGCCTTGTGGCCGGTTTTTTATGCAGATGTAAATCTTATTTATTTGCGCGAATTATTTGCCCGAAATGTGAAGGTAATCAACTCGCCAGGTCAATGAGAGACAATTTTACTCTATCCAGAATTATCTCCTCTCTATACCATTGCGTATACTCATGCCAAAGATAATCAACACTAAGCACACTACCTGCCAGCCAGGAGAGCAAGTCGAGTGGTGGACGTCGGCAGGGAGTCATACATGAGGGAAATGACTATGGAAAAGAAACATATCTATCTGTTCTGCTCAGCGGGCATGTCAACATCGCTTTTGGTGTCAAAAATGCGCGCTCAGGCCGAAAAGTATGAAGTACCTGTGGTGATTGAAGCGTTTCCTGAAACGCTGGCGGGCGAAAAAGGCCAGGCAGCCGATGTCGTCTTACTGGGGCCTCAAATTGCTTATATGTTGCCGGAAATTCAACGTCTGTTACCGAATAAACCTGTCGAAGTAATTGACTCGGGCCTGTACGGCAAGATCGATGGTTTGGGTGTACTGAAAGCTGCTGTTGCGGCAATTAAAAAAGCTGCTAATTAATTTTTTATTATTTTTCCCGTCAAAGAGTTATTTCATACACACTACGCCGTAATCTAAGTTGCGGCATTTAAGGGTATTTACCTATGAGTAAAGTTATCGCTTCACTTGAAAAGGTACTCCTTCCTTTTGCTGTTAAAATAGGAAAGCAGCCACACGTCAATGCCATCAAAAACGGGTTTATTAAATTAATGCCGTTGACGCTGGCAGGGGCCATGTTCGTTTTAATTAACAACGTTTTTCTGAGCTTTGGTGAAGGATCTTTTTTTTATTCATTAGGCATTCGGTTAGATGCTTCCACGATTGAAACCCTTAACGGCCTTAAGGCCATTGGCGGCAATGTCTACAACGGTACGTTGGGGATTATGTCGTTGATGGCGCCTTTCTTTATTGGGATGGCGCTTGCAGAAGAGCGTAAAGTGGATCCGCTGGCGGCAGGTTTATTGTCCATTGCCGCCTTTATGACCGTCACACCATACAGCGTAGGTGAGGCATATGCTGTAGGCGCTAACTGGCTTGGCGGGGCAAACATTATTTCCGGTATTATTATCGGACTGGTGGTTGCCGAAATGTTCACCTTTATTATTCGCCGCAACTGGGTGATACGTTTACCGGATAGCGTTCCAGAATCGGTTTCGCGTTCCTTTTCCGCATTGATTCCAGGCTTTATTATTCTCTCTATCATGGGGATTGTTGCCTGGGCGCTCGCTCACTGGGGGACAAATTTCCACCAGATTATCATGGACTCTATCTCTACGCCGCTGGCGTCTATGGGGGGCGTGGTCGGTTGGGCGTATGTCATTTTCACCTCCCTGCTGTGGTTCTTCGGCGTGCATGGCTCCCTGGCGCTGGCGGCGCTGGACAGCGGTATCATGACCCCGTGGGCACTGGAAAACGTGGCAATTTACCAGCAGTACGGCTCTGTTGATGCGGCGCTGGCAGCGGGTAAAACTTTCCATGTATGGGCGAAGCCGATGCTGGACTCCTACATCTTCCTGGGGGGGACCGGCGCGACGCTGGGTCTGCTTATCGCGATCTTTATTGTCTCCCGCCGCGCTGATTATCGTCAGGTTGCGAAACTGGCATTGCCCTCAGGCATCTTCCAGATTAACGAACCGATTCTGTTCGGTCTGCCAATCATCATGAACCCGGTAATGTTCATTCCTTTCATCCTGGTTCAACCGCTGCTGGCTGCAATCACCCTGACGGCGTATTACCTGGGGATTATCCCGCCAATCACCAACATTGCGCCGTGGACAATGCCGGCTGGGCTGGGGGCGTTCTTTAACACCAACGGTAGCGTTGCTGCCTTCGTGCTGGCGCTGTTCAACCTCGGGATTGCCACACTGCTCTATATGCCATTCGTGGCGATAGCAAACAAAGCCGCAACCATTATCGAAGAAGAAGAGAGCGAAGAGGATATCGCCCTGTCACTGAAATTCTAGGATGAACCGGCGCGGGTATCCCGCGCCCGCTAAAAGGAGCTATAAGATGTTAGATTTAGACAGTATCGTTGCTGAAGAAAGCGCAGAGAACGATCTCGAAGAAGTGGTCATGGGCCTTATCATCAACTCAGGACAAGCACGCAGCCTGGCGTATGCCGCACTTAAACAGGCTAAGCTTGGTGATTTCGCCGCCGCAAAGACTATGATGGATCAGTCCCGTATGGCACTGAATGAAGCGCATCTTGTGCAGACGAAGCTGATTGAAGGCGACCAGGGGGAAGGGAAGATGAAGATGAGTCTGGTGCTGGTTCACGCGCAGGATCACCTGATGACGTCGATGCTGGCACGCGAGCTGGTGGCGGAGTTAATTGAGCTTCACGAGAAAATGCAGTAAATCCAGATAGCGCAGCAGGAGGTCAGCACGATGGAAATTAAAACGGCATTTGAACAGCTACTGTTTAACGGCAAGAATTTTCACGTGGTTATTTACAACAAAACGGAGAGCGCCAGCGGTCTGCATCAGCATGACTACCTGGAGTACACGATTGTTCTGACTGGCCGCTACTATCAGGAAATTAACGGTAAACGGGTCCTGCTTGAGCGTGGAGATTTTGTCTTCCTGCCGATGGGATCCTATCACCAGAGTTTTTATGAATTTGGCGCCACCCGCATCCTCAACGTTGGCATCAGTAAACGTTTCTTTGAGAAACACTACCTGCCGCTGTTACCGTTCTGTTTTGTTGCGTCGCAGGTCTATCACGTCAAAAACGAGTTTATGACCTGGATTGAAACGGTGATTGCATCGCTTAACTTCCGTGACAATGAGTTCGATGAATTTATTGAAACCGTGACGTTCTATGTGATGAACCGTCTTCGTCACTATCGCGAAGAGCAGCAGGTGACTGACGATATTCCGCAGTGGCTGCGCGGCACGGTGGAAATGATGCACGATAAATGTCAGTTTAGCGACAATGCGCTGGAAAATATGGTGGCGCTGTCCGGTAAATCTCAGGAATACCTAACCCGTGCCACCCAGCGTTATTTTCGTAAAACACCGGTGCAAATTATTAATGAAATCCGCATTAATTTTGCCAAAAAACAGCTGGAAATAACCAATTACTCTGTAACCGATATCGCCTATGAGTCAGGTTACAGTAGCCCCAGCCTGTTTATTAAAACCTTTAAAAAATTTACTTCATTTACACCGAGCAGGTACCGTAAGAATTTGACGGTAATTAATTAACACTCGACGGTTTTAGCCGTCACGAATATTGACGTAAGCGCTTGCCCAAATAGCGGGAAGAGCACGCTATACTTTGCAGGCGGTTACCCTGATACGCTAAGGGAGAAATTATGCAACAGAAATTAAACGTCGTAACCATTGGTGGCGGCAGCAGCTATACCCCAGAATTACTGGAAGGGTTCCTGAAACGTTATCATGAATTACCGGTCAGCGAATTATGGCTGGTGGATGTCGAAGAAGGTCAGGAAAAGCTGAATATTATCTTTGACCTGTGCCAGCGCATGGTTGAGAAAGCCGGTGTGCCGTTAACCGTACATAAAACCCTGGACCGCCGTCTGGCACTGAAAGATGCTGACTTTGTTACCACGCAGCTGCGCGTCGGCCAGTTGAAGGCGCGTGAGCTGGACGAGCGTATTCCACTGAGCCATGGTTACCTGGGCCAGGAAACCAACGGTGCGGGCGGTCTGTTTAAAGGTCTGCGTACCATTCCGGTCATTTTTGACATTATTAAAGACGTAGAAGAGATCTGTCCAAATGCGTGGGTGATTAACTTTACCAACCCGGCCGGCATGGTGACCGAAGCGGTTTACCGCCACACCCATTTCAAGCGTTTTATTGGCGTTTGTAATATTCCAATTGGTATGAAGATGTTCATCCGTGATGTGCTGGAATTGACCGACAATGACGCTCTTTCCATCGATCTGTTTGGCCTGAACCATATGGTATTTATCAAAGACGTGATCGTTAACGGCACGTCGCGCTTTGACGAACTGCTCGACGGTGTGGCATCGGGCCGCCTGACTGCGGCATCGGTAAAAAATATTTTTGATCTGCCCTTCAGCGAAGGGCTGATACGGTCACTGAACCTGCTGCCATGTTCATATCTGCTCTATTACTTTAAGCAGAAAGAGATGCTGGCTATTGAGATGGGCGAATACTATAAAGGCGGCGCACGTGCTCAGGTTGTGCAGAAAGTTGAAAAGCAGCTGTTTGATTTGTATAAAGATCCACACCTTAATGTCAAACCTAAAGAGCTAGAACAGCGCGGCGGGGCATACTATTCAGATGCCGCGTGCGAAGTGATCAACGCCATTTACAATGACAAGCAGGCGGAGCATTACGTCAACGTGCCGCACCACGGGCATATCGATAATATTCCGGCAGACTGGGCAATCGAGATGACCTGCATCCTCGGTCGCGATGGCGCAACGCCGCATCCGCGCATTACTCACTTTGATGAAAAAGTCATGGGGCTTATTCATACCATCAAAGGCTTTGAAGTGGCGGCGAGCAATGCTGCGCTGAGCGGTGAACTGAATGACGTGCTTCTGGCGCTGAACCTCTGCCCGCTGGTGCATTCCGACCGCGATGCGGAAATCCTCGCGAGTGAGATGATCCTTGCGCACGAAAAATGGCTGCCAAATTTTGCTGCAACGGTTGAGAAACTCAGGTTCAAGCACCGTTAAGGGGATCTACGATGGAAAAACTGCTGATCGTAAATGCCGATGATTTTGGCCTGTCGAAGGGGCAGAACTACGGGATCGTTGAAGCTTGTCGTGGCGGGGTTGTGACCTCTACAACGGCACTGGTTAACGGTGAAGCGGTTTGAACACGCGGCGCAGTTGAGCCGCGAGTTGCCGGCGTTGGGCGTGGGCATGCACTTTGTGCTGACGCTCGGAATGCCGCTTTCACCGATGCCGGGCCTGACGCGCGATGGCCTGTTGGGGAAATGGATTTGGGAACAGGCAGAGCAGGGCGCGCTGCCACTCGATGAGATTGCCCGTGAACTGGATGGCCAGTTCAATCGCTTTATCGATCTCTTTGGCCGCGAACCGACGCATATCGATAGCCACCATCATGTGCACATGATCCCGGCGATCTTTGCCATTGTCGCCGACTTTGCCCAACGTAAAGGGGTGGCGATGCGCGTCGATCGTAAAGTGCAGGGGCTATCGCCTTTTACCGTGCCATCAACTGCGGGGTTCAGTAGCGCGTTTTATGGCGATGAAATCAGCGAAGCGCTGTTTCTGCAGGTTCTGGATGATTCCACCGCGCGCGGTGAACGATCGCTGGAAGTGATGGCACACCCTGCGTTTGTCGATAATACCGTGCGTAAAAGTGCCTACTGCTGGCCACGTCTTGCGGAGCTGGAGGTGCTAACGTCGGCATCGCTGAAATATGAGATTGCCGGGCGTGGATACCGTCCGGGGACGTTTCGGGATCTGTAATAAAAGCCCGGGGCGTTTTTGTCTTACCGGGCCTGGGAATGAATGCCGGGGGAGCTTTTGCTCCACCCGGTTTTTTTACGCCGGTATCTGGTCGGTTTTACTGCTTCGTGACCAAACGCGGTGCGCGGCGAGCAGATCGAAGAGGCGAGTCATAAACGCATCGTCGACACTATCCCCTTCGACAATCCCTTCCTCCCCTTGATCCGCAACCTTCAACAGCGTTTTAAACTGGCGTGCATCGCCGGAGAGCGCAATCGGTTTCAGGTGCTTATAGGCTTCCAGCAGGTAATATGCAGCATCACCGCTTTTCAGCAAGCTGTCGATATCACCGCACGGCACAATCACCGCATCTACCGTCAACGATGGCGCGCCGGCAAAGGTCGCCGCAATGGGCAGGACAGAGCCGTCATCGGCTGTCACTTCACCCATGCGGGAGTAGAGCAGTTTAGCGTGCACGCCTTTCGCTTTGAGCGCCTGCATAATGCCCAGAACGTCGCTGGCACGGGGGGTGTCGTTCAGTAAGATAGCCACCACGCGGCCTTTGATAGTCCCGCCCGGTACCGCATACAGGCTGAGGGACGGATCCTTTTTCAGCCCGTTCACGTCTTTCGCTGGCGCAGCATTACGCTGCTCGTCAGTAAGTGTGATACCCAGGTTATCCGCCACGCTCTGGGCAAGCTGGATATCGATATGGGCTAACTGATCGACCACGCGCTCACGAATGTACGTGCGCACTACTTTACTCAGTTCAAAGCTGAAACCGCCGATAATATGCTGCTGCTCAATCGGCGTCTGGCTGTTCCAGAACAGGCGAGGCTGGGCATAATATTCACCGAACGACGGGCTACGCTCGCGGATTTTGGTCCCTTCCACGCGCTCCTGATAAGATTCGAATCCGCCGCGTTTCGGCCCCGGAGGCGTTTCGCGCGGCCAGTTATCGTTAATTGAGTTCGGTTCATAGTTGGCCGGATTGGTGTCGATATCCTGGCGATGCATCCCATCGCGCTGGAAATTGTGATACGGACAGGTCGGGCGGTTAATCGGTATTTCGTGGAAGTTAGGCCCGCCAAGACGGCTGATTTGAGTATCGGTGTAGGAGAACAGACGTCCCTGCAAAAGAGGATCGTTAGAGAAATCAAGCCCGGGAACGATATGACCCGGATGAAACGCCACCTGTTCATTCTCGGCGAAGAAGTTGTCCGGGTTGCGGTTAAGCACCATTTTGCCCACCAGTTGCACCGGTACCAGCTCCTCCGGGATGAGTTTGGTGGGATCAAGGAGGTCGAAATCAAACTTAAATTCGTCCTCTTCCGGGATGAGCTGAAGCCCCAGCTCGTATTCCGGGAAGTCGCCAGCTTCAATGGATTCCCACAGTTCGCGGCGATGGAAGTCCGGATCGCGCCCGGTCAGTTTCTGCGCTTCATCCCACACCAGTGAGGCTTTACCCGCTACGGGCTTCCAGTGGAAGCGTACAAAGGTGGCTTTGCCTTCTGCGTTGATCAAGCGGAAGGTGTGAATACCAAACCCTTCCATGGTGCGATAGCTGCGCGGGATCCCTCGATCGGACATGGCCCACATCACGTTGTGCAGTGTCTCTGGCTGCAGGGAGACGTAGTCCCAGAAAGTATCGTGCGCGCTTTGTCCTTGCGGTATGGCCCAGTGGGGTTCCGGTTTTACCGCATGGACAAAGTCCGGGAATTTGTGCGCATCCTGGATGAAGAAAACCGGTGTATTATTGCCGACCAGGTCGAAAATACCCTCATCGGTATAAAATTTCGTGGCGAAGCCGCGAATATCACGCACGGTGTCAGCCGAACCGGCCCCCCCTTGTACGGTGGAGAACCGCACAAATACCGGCGTAGTTTTATCCGGGTCGGAAAGAAAATCGGCTTTGGTGATCGCTTTCAGGCTTTTGTAAGGCTGAAAATAACCGTGTGCGGCTGACCCACGCGCGTGAACTATCCGCTCCGGAATTCGCTCGTGGTCAAAATGGGTGATTTTCTCCCGCAGGATGAAGTCTTCTAACAGCGTAGGGCCGCGCGTGCCCGCGCGAAGGGAGTTCTGGTCATCGGCGATACGGACGCCCTGATTGGTGGTAAGGGCATGATCTTCTCCATTCTTGCGGTGAGGCTCAAGAGCGTTAAGCTTCTCATTTCCAGTGTCCGGGGATTTCAGGCTCCCCGGCGCCGTCGGTTGTTCTCCTGGGGCTGAAGGGCCGGGGGAAGGGCGATGAGAGCCGTCGGCAGGGGCCAGAGAGTCCATTCCCGGTTGTGATTCTTCAGTGCCATGAATGGGTGATTGATGTGTTTTATCGTTGTTAGACATTGCACGCTACTCCTTTATTCGTTGCGAAAAACCTTATTAAGGGTAGACCAATGTGATAAAAGAGCTCAGGAAATCAGAGTTTTCAGACCCCGCTAAGAGCGAATGGCGCTATCTGCCGCACGCCAGGCGCGACGCGTGGGGGGAGAATCGGCTATGATAGAAATTTCCTGTATTCAGAATTTGCTTTAGTGAATCCGTCGCTTATGAAACCGCTTCGTCAACAAAACCGCCAGGTTGTTAACTATGTCCCCCGCGTTGAACCGGCGCCGCCTGACCACGCCCTTAAAGTGGAGGGGTTTCGCGATGTCTGGCGGCTGCGGGGCAAATATGTGGCCTTCGTGCTGACGGGCGAGCATTTCCGCCGCTCGCCGGTATTTACGGTGCCTGAAGCGGCGCAAAGATGGGCGGAGCAGATCCGCCAGGATGAAGAAATAGAAGAATAATAGCGATTAAATTGATAATGCCTTGTTCTGAGAATGTTTTTTTAACTTCATTTATGGGGTCAATTCAAAAAACGAGGTTCGTCAGCAATCTGAAACCGCCATCAGGCGGTTTCTCCATTTTGGTAAGTACTTAACGGTGCGCCAGTTCGGCGTCGTCTTCACTTTCCAGAACAGCTTTATCCGTCTGTTTGAGCCACTGGCTGGTGAGCGTACCGGCTGTCATTGAGCCGCTTACGTTCAGCGCGGTACGGCCCATGTCGATCAGCGGTTCGACAGAAATCAGCAGGGCAACCAGCGTGACCGGCAGACCCAGTGCGGGCAGAACAATCAGCGCCGCGAAGGTAGCGCCGCCGCCGACGCCCGCCACGCCTGCGGAGCTTATGGTCACAATACCGACCAGCGTCGCAATCCAGACGGGATCAAGCGGGTTAATCCCCACCGTCGGTGCGACCATCACTGCCAGCATTGCCGGATAGAGGCCTGCGCAACCGTTCTGACCAATGGTGGCGCCAAAAGAGGCAGAGAAGCTCGCAATTGACTCTGGCACACCAAGTCGGCGGGTTTGCGCTTCCACGTTCAGCGGGATAGAGGCTGCACTGGAGCGGCTGGTGAACGCGAAGGTCAGTACCGGCCATACTTTGCGGAAGTATTTCAGCGGGCTTACACCGTTCACGCCCAGCAGGATACCGTGCACCACAAACATGATGCCTAGACCCAGGTAAGAGGCAATGACAAAGCTACCCAGCTTGATAATGTCCTGAATATTGGAGCCTGCAACCACTTTGGTCATCAGCGCGAGCACGCCATAGGGCGTTAACTGCATAACCAGACGAACCAGTTTCATTACCCAGCTTTGCAGGATATCAATAGCGTTAAGGACACGCTCGCCCTTTGGCGCGTCGTCTTTCAACAGCTTAAGCGCCGCCACACCGAGGAATGCGGCAAAGATCACCACGCTAATGATGGACGTTGGGCTTGCACCGGTGAGATCAGCAAACGGATTCTTCGGAATGAAGGACAACACCATCTGTGGAACGGTAAGATCGGCGACTTTACCAACATAGTTGGTCTGGATCGCGGTCAGGCGAGCCGTTTCTGCGCTACCCTGAACCAGCCCTTCAGCGGTCAAGCCAAACAGGTTGGTCACCAACACGCCGACCAGCGCGGCGATAAGCGTCGTGAATAACAGCGTCCCGATGGTCAGGAAGCTGATTTTGCCCAACTGGGTGGCATTATGTAAACGGGCGACGGCACTCAGAATTGAGGCAAACACCAGCGGCATGACGATCATCTGCAGCAGTTGCACATAGCCATTACCAACAATGTTGAACCACTGAATGGACTCTTTCAGTACCGGGTTATCAGAGCCGTAGAGTGCGTGTAATACCAGACCAAATACCACACCCATTCCCAGACCCACCAGGACTTTCTTCGCCAAACTCCACTGTTTGTGGCGCGCCTGCGCGAGAAGCAATAGCAATACAACGAACACGACAATGTTCGCGATGAGTGGAAAATTCATCCCCGTTCTCCTGATTTATTTTGCGGTCGGTTTTTACCGAGCCTGTTGGCGCAAGGTTAGCAGAAGTGTGATGTCGCGCTTATATCCAAATGGAATGGTTTATGACAAATGTGATTATTTTGTATGTTTAATGTTCAATCTGGTGATTAATAAAACGATTGAACTGAAACTGCAAGGAGTTGATCATCTGTGACGACCAGCGCACTGCACTGTTGTCGGGCAATGTCTGCGGCATCCAGACCGCGTATGCGAACAGCGCCATACACAGGACGCGCTCAAGCTGATTACCCTTCTGCGGGGCGAGAACAGGAAAACGAAAACGCCATCGACAGGGCCAAAGTAGCGGAACCCCTGCCGGTGTCAGCATATCCGCAAGGATATGGCTCACGTAACCTAGCACCATACCCTGTATGGCATCGGCCGGCACTATCCAGGTTTCGGGCACTTTGAGATAAAACAGCGTGAGCAAACCGAACATGGCCAGCAGGCTATGGGTGAACCCACGGTGGCCGAAGGCGCGGGCGATTGGTTTTGATATCCACCGCAACCGCTGCCCAAGAAACGATTTAGGGTGATCGATGTCGGGTAACAGACAGGTCAACACGGCAGAAGGGACGATATGCCACCAGTCCCCCTGCGCCAGCACAGGGGTAAGTTCAGCATTTTTAGCAAATACTGCACACGCGATTGAAAAAAGCAGGTGGCCTTCCGCCGTCATGATATCACCCACAAAACTGTCAATTCATACAGTATAGGGTTTTTATACAGTAGGCGAAAGCGGTGACGGTGTAACTCTTTGTCAAAAAGCTCTTACCGCGCCAGCCAGCCACCGTCTACGGCTAAAGTATAACCGTTCACGTAATCTGACGCGCTCGAGGCTAAAAAGACCACCGGCCCCTGCAGATCGTCCGGGGTTCCCCAGCGTCCGGCGGGAATTCTGTCGAGGATCGCATGGCTCCGCTGTTCGTCATCCCGTAGCTGTTGGGTATTATTGGTTGCCATATACCCCGGCGCAATGGCATTAACGTTAATGCCGTGGGTCGCCCATTCGTTTGCCAGCAGTCGCGTAATGCCCAGAATACCGCTTTTGGACGCGGTATAGGAGGGAACGCGGATCCCGCCCTGGAATGAGAGCATCGACGCGATATTGACAATTTTGCCGCCCTGACCCTGGGTGATAAATTGCTTTGCCACCGCCTGGGAGAGAAAAAACACCGATTTAAGGTTAAGATTGACCACCTCATCCCACTCTTTTTCACGGAATGCCAGTGCATCCTCCCGACGAATAGTGCCAGCATTATTGACCAGAATATCGATGCGTCCCATCTCTGCAACCGCATCGTCCACCACACTTTGCAGGCTCTCTTGCTGTCCCAGGTCGGCCCGAATCGCCATAAATCGTCTCCCGAGGGCTATGACCTTCAGGGCGGTTTCCGCCGGCTCCTTACGGTTTACGCCAACGATATCGCAGCCCGCTTGCGCCAGGGCGATCGCCATGCCTTGCCCGAGACCGGTATCACATCCGGTGACGATGGCAACTTTTCCTGAAAGAGTGAAAGCATCCAGTATCATACGTGCCTCAGAGGTAGGGGTTATTATCATTCTGAAGGTAAGAATAGGAGGCAGAAGGTAGAAAAGCAGATAAAATGAAACGCTGTTTTATTTAACAATTAAGGCAGCGCGTCGCTGCCTTAGGGGGGAGATTATTCACCGCGCAAATATTGCCCGGTAAGCTCAGTCAGTGAATTCAGCCTAACGTCGGCCAGCGCAAAGCGGGGGTCATGACGGCCTTCTTCAGCAGGAACGACAATGGAACGCATGCGTGCGGCTTTACAGGCCACCATACCGTTAACGGAATCTTCCAGCGCGACACAGGTGAGCGGATCCAGCCCCAGTCTGGCAGCACAATCCAAATAGACCTGAGGGTGTGGCTTGCTGTAGGGAAGCTTTTCAGCGGAGGCCAGGGCGTCGAAGCTATCGCGCAGATCAAACATGATAAGCACTTTTTCCAGCATATGCAGCGGCGAGGCGGAGGCCAGACCGACTTTAAGACCCTGCGCTTTACATAACGCGATGGCTTCGCGAACGCCCGGCAGCAGCGGCTTATATTCTTCTACCAGGGTAGTTGCGCGGGAGATGATTCGCGCGGTCACTTCATCGCGGTCGGGACCAGCCCATGGCTGTTGGGCATACCAAAGCGCCACAACCATATCGATGCGCAGACCAAGGGTATCCGGGAGTTCATTACGACGGCTGATATCAACGCCAAGGCTGGCAATGACGTCCAGTTCGGCACGATCCCACAGCGGCTCGGAATCAATTAGCAGTCCATCCATATCAAAAATAGCGGCAAGAATCTGGCGCGATGACGACATTACAACGTCTCCTTATCTAAAGGGGCCGGGAAAGGCTAAGTATAAGCAATTTAGCATATTGCTTTTAAACAGCGGGCGAAAATGATGGGCAACAGGTAGACTTAGGCACAAATCACGCGTCTTTATAAAGGGGAACTGATGACGTATCAACAAGCT from the unidentified bacterial endosymbiont genome contains:
- a CDS encoding L-cystine transporter translates to MNFPLIANIVVFVVLLLLLAQARHKQWSLAKKVLVGLGMGVVFGLVLHALYGSDNPVLKESIQWFNIVGNGYVQLLQMIVMPLVFASILSAVARLHNATQLGKISFLTIGTLLFTTLIAALVGVLVTNLFGLTAEGLVQGSAETARLTAIQTNYVGKVADLTVPQMVLSFIPKNPFADLTGASPTSIISVVIFAAFLGVAALKLLKDDAPKGERVLNAIDILQSWVMKLVRLVMQLTPYGVLALMTKVVAGSNIQDIIKLGSFVIASYLGLGIMFVVHGILLGVNGVSPLKYFRKVWPVLTFAFTSRSSAASIPLNVEAQTRRLGVPESIASFSASFGATIGQNGCAGLYPAMLAVMVAPTVGINPLDPVWIATLVGIVTISSAGVAGVGGGATFAALIVLPALGLPVTLVALLISVEPLIDMGRTALNVSGSMTAGTLTSQWLKQTDKAVLESEDDAELAHR
- a CDS encoding metal-dependent hydrolase is translated as MTAEGHLLFSIACAVFAKNAELTPVLAQGDWWHIVPSAVLTCLLPDIDHPKSFLGQRLRWISKPIARAFGHRGFTHSLLAMFGLLTLFYLKVPETWIVPADAIQGMVLGYVSHILADMLTPAGVPLLWPCRWRFRFPVLAPQKGNQLERVLCMALFAYAVWMPQTLPDNSAVRWSSQMINSLQFQFNRFINHQIEH
- the kduD gene encoding 2-dehydro-3-deoxy-D-gluconate 5-dehydrogenase KduD — encoded protein: MILDAFTLSGKVAIVTGCDTGLGQGMAIALAQAGCDIVGVNRKEPAETALKVIALGRRFMAIRADLGQQESLQSVVDDAVAEMGRIDILVNNAGTIRREDALAFREKEWDEVVNLNLKSVFFLSQAVAKQFITQGQGGKIVNIASMLSFQGGIRVPSYTASKSGILGITRLLANEWATHGINVNAIAPGYMATNNTQQLRDDEQRSHAILDRIPAGRWGTPDDLQGPVVFLASSASDYVNGYTLAVDGGWLAR
- the hxpB gene encoding hexitol phosphatase HxpB; amino-acid sequence: MSSSRQILAAIFDMDGLLIDSEPLWDRAELDVIASLGVDISRRNELPDTLGLRIDMVVALWYAQQPWAGPDRDEVTARIISRATTLVEEYKPLLPGVREAIALCKAQGLKVGLASASPLHMLEKVLIMFDLRDSFDALASAEKLPYSKPHPQVYLDCAARLGLDPLTCVALEDSVNGMVACKAARMRSIVVPAEEGRHDPRFALADVRLNSLTELTGQYLRGE